The DNA region CATTCATGACATTCTGCGCGACAGATGGTCGCCCCGTGCATTCAACGGTCAAACTATTGAAAATAAACAACTTCTAAGCTTATTTGAAGCTGCAAGATGGACTCCGTCAGCTTCAAACATCCAGCCATGGTCATTTATTATTGGCAAAAAAGGAGATGACACCTACAATAAAATTAACCAAACCCTGGTTGAGTTCAATCAGTTATGGGCCACCACTGCTCCAGTGCTGATGTTGGCAATTGCGCAAACCACCAATTCAAAAAAGCAGCCCAACATATCAGCCTTATACGATCTCGGACAATCGGTGGCCTCTCTTACTTTTCAAGCGGGTGCACTCGGCCTGTACGTTCACCAGATGGGCGGATTCAACACCTCTGAAGCTGCCAGACTTTTTGAAATTCCCGAAGATTACACAGTTGCAACTGCTATTGCCATTGGACATCTGGGCGATCCTGCAATGCTGCATGAAAACCTTCAAAAAATGGAAACAGCTCCCCGACAGCGACGTCAAGCCAATGAATTCGTCTTTGGTGCAAAATTCGGCCAGCCTTCTGAAATTTTTAATCAGCAATAAAAAAAGTAAAATGAATCTTCATAAAATAACAGTTGCAATCACAACTGTATGTATTATCCTGTTTACCAGCAGCTGTGGCGACAGAAAAAAAACGCCTGCTGTTTCGGGGGCCGAAAAGGCAAGTGAAACCAGCAATGTTTTTGTTCCGGAATTTAATGCTGATTCAGCTTATGCTTATATTGAGCGTCAGCTGGAATTTGGCCCCAGAGTTCCCAATACAGCTGCGCACAGAGCCTGTGCACAATGGCTTGAAAGCTCTTTCAAAAGATTTACACCGGATGTGATTGTTCAAAAGGCAAAACTCAGGGCTTTTGACGGAACAATACTGGATGCCAGTAACATTATTGCACAATTCAACCCTGATCAGCCTTCAAGGGTACTTTTATGTGCCCATTGGGATTCGCGCCCCTGGGCTGATCATGACCCTGATCCTGCTAACCACAAAAAACCTGTGCCTGCTGCCAATGACGGAGCCAGCGGAGTGGGTGTGCTACTCGAAATTGCACGCCAGATGAGTCAGCACAATCCGGGAATTGGTGTCGACATTGTTTTATTCGATGCCGAAGACTATGGCGAACCACAGGAATTACAGGGCCAGCATGAAGACTCCTGGGGGCTGGGCTCACAGTATTGGTCAAAAAACCCGCATATCCCCGGATACATGGCCAGGTATGGCATACTGCTGGATATGGTTGGCGCCGAAGGAGCTACCTTTACCATGGAAGGCACCTCTATGTATTTTGCACCCGATGTGATGCGCAGGGTTTGGAATATTGCCCACCGGCTTGGTTATGACACCTATTTCTCAACCAAAAAAACCGGCGCTATTACCGATGACCATTTGTATGTGAATGACATTTTAAGAATCCCGACCATAGACATTATTGACTACGACCAGGACAGAGAGAAAGGATTTTTCAAATACTGGCATACTGTTCATGATGACATGAGCAATATCAGTAAAGAAACACTCAAAGCTGTGGGTCACACAGTTATAACGGCGGTTTACGAGACTAAATAACTAAAAATAAATCATTAAAAAAGGGCACATTGCAGTGCCCTTTTTTAATGATTGCAATTTCGCCCCCTGGCTACAACAGTTCATTGGCCAGATTGGCAAGTTCAGAGCGCTCCCCTTTCTCCAGTCTGACATGCGCATAAATGGAGCGGTGTTTGATTTTATCAATCAGATAGGAAAGGCCGTTACTTTGTGCATCAAGATAAGGTGTATCAATCTGATAGATATCTCCTGTAAAAATAATCTTGGTATTTTGACCTGCGCGGGTAATAATGGTTTTAATCTCGTGTGGAGTGAGGTTCTGAGCCTCATCAACAATAAAGCAAACATTGGAAATACTGCGCCCCCTGATATAAGCAAGAGGCTGAATAACAATTTTTTCACTCTCAAGTGAATCTGTAATATTCTTATATTCCTTGTCCTTTTCGCTAAACTGGCTTTGAATAAACTTCAGATTATCATACAAAGGCTCCATATAGGGATTGATCTTCGATTTGATATCGCCGGGTAAAAAGCCCAGATCTTTGTTACTTAACGGCACGATGGGCCTGGCCAGAAAAACCTGCTTAAAGTTACGCTTCTGGTCAAGGGCAGCAGCCAATGCAAGCAGGGTTTTCCCTGTACCGGCCACCCCCTGCAGGGTTACCAGTTTAACGTCGGGATTCAGAATTGCATGGAGCGCAAAAACCTGCTCGGCATTGCGCGGAGTAATTCTGAAAGCCGACCTCTTTTCAATGCGTTCAATATTATTGGTTACAGAATTGAAAAATGCAAGCGCCGAAGTACTCGTATTTCTGAGAATATAATAATGATTGGGCGTTGGATTTTTAACGCCAACATCGCGGGGCGAACAATACCCCTGCTGATAAAGCTTGTCAATAACCTTGCCCGGCAAGTTTACAATCGTTGAAATACCAGTATAGAGCCCTTCAACATCTTTGACTTTTCCAGTAAGAAAGTCTTCAGCAGTGATATTGAGCGACTTGGCCTTTAATCTGAGGTTAATATCCTTACTTACCAGAATCACTTTCCGTTCAGCATTTTCCTGAGAGAGTGCCAGGGCTGCATTTAAAATCCGGTGATCGGGCTTGTTATCATCAAAAATCAACCTGGCATCCAGCGCACTCCGTTCATTCATCACCACTTTAAATCTTCCGCCTTTTGAGTTCACCAGGGGAATCCAATCGGTAAGCGTATTGTTCTCAGATAATGCATCAATAATCCTGATAAACTCGCGGGCCTCAAAGTTTTTGGTATCATTTCCCTTTTTGAAATTATCCAGCTCTTCAAGCACAGTAATCGGGATTGCAACATCATTATCCTCAAAGTTATTGATTGAATCATGATTATAAAGGATAACCGACGTGTCAAGAACAAAAATCTTTTTTGGGCCCCTGCTTTTCACCGCCCGAACCTTTCTTGTAACCGCTGTTT from Lentimicrobiaceae bacterium includes:
- a CDS encoding M28 family peptidase — its product is MTTVCIILFTSSCGDRKKTPAVSGAEKASETSNVFVPEFNADSAYAYIERQLEFGPRVPNTAAHRACAQWLESSFKRFTPDVIVQKAKLRAFDGTILDASNIIAQFNPDQPSRVLLCAHWDSRPWADHDPDPANHKKPVPAANDGASGVGVLLEIARQMSQHNPGIGVDIVLFDAEDYGEPQELQGQHEDSWGLGSQYWSKNPHIPGYMARYGILLDMVGAEGATFTMEGTSMYFAPDVMRRVWNIAHRLGYDTYFSTKKTGAITDDHLYVNDILRIPTIDIIDYDQDREKGFFKYWHTVHDDMSNISKETLKAVGHTVITAVYETK
- a CDS encoding PhoH family protein — translated: METVGRSADDDKEFLLASLPPETAVTRKVRAVKSRGPKKIFVLDTSVILYNHDSINNFEDNDVAIPITVLEELDNFKKGNDTKNFEAREFIRIIDALSENNTLTDWIPLVNSKGGRFKVVMNERSALDARLIFDDNKPDHRILNAALALSQENAERKVILVSKDINLRLKAKSLNITAEDFLTGKVKDVEGLYTGISTIVNLPGKVIDKLYQQGYCSPRDVGVKNPTPNHYYILRNTSTSALAFFNSVTNNIERIEKRSAFRITPRNAEQVFALHAILNPDVKLVTLQGVAGTGKTLLALAAALDQKRNFKQVFLARPIVPLSNKDLGFLPGDIKSKINPYMEPLYDNLKFIQSQFSEKDKEYKNITDSLESEKIVIQPLAYIRGRSISNVCFIVDEAQNLTPHEIKTIITRAGQNTKIIFTGDIYQIDTPYLDAQSNGLSYLIDKIKHRSIYAHVRLEKGERSELANLANELL
- a CDS encoding nitroreductase family protein, which codes for MHIKTASTEHPIHDILRDRWSPRAFNGQTIENKQLLSLFEAARWTPSASNIQPWSFIIGKKGDDTYNKINQTLVEFNQLWATTAPVLMLAIAQTTNSKKQPNISALYDLGQSVASLTFQAGALGLYVHQMGGFNTSEAARLFEIPEDYTVATAIAIGHLGDPAMLHENLQKMETAPRQRRQANEFVFGAKFGQPSEIFNQQ